Proteins encoded in a region of the Cyanobacterium stanieri LEGE 03274 genome:
- a CDS encoding matrixin family metalloprotease — MRHKRSKSKLFFKILLLTIFTLFLTSGFINASDISNRLPIPRTFPLPPSLATLNLDNHEDYFNNLEPHLVGHLIWSEFPVKVYINPPDKSLSESAYERYQQWQKAAESAIASWQPYIPLEIIAIEDNADIIIRRQPPRIRGKFNPETGLFDLPRITSATATVKFYATETQPAKLKHQMIIEVSPNQTFDYWVNNITHELGHALGIWGHSPHQDDIMYYSQTRNIPSISPRDLNTLIKVYQQPTRLGSPFP, encoded by the coding sequence GACACAAAAGAAGTAAAAGTAAATTATTTTTTAAAATTTTACTACTAACAATTTTTACCCTTTTTTTAACTTCAGGATTTATAAATGCTTCTGATATTAGCAATCGATTACCCATCCCCCGCACATTTCCTTTACCACCATCCCTAGCTACCCTCAACCTAGATAACCATGAAGATTATTTCAATAACCTAGAACCTCATTTAGTAGGACATTTGATCTGGTCTGAGTTTCCCGTTAAAGTTTACATTAACCCCCCCGACAAAAGTCTTTCTGAATCAGCCTATGAAAGATACCAACAATGGCAAAAAGCGGCCGAAAGTGCGATCGCATCTTGGCAACCTTACATACCCCTAGAAATCATTGCCATAGAAGATAATGCAGATATTATCATCCGCCGTCAACCGCCCCGAATTAGGGGAAAATTTAATCCAGAAACAGGGCTTTTCGACTTACCTAGAATTACCTCAGCCACCGCCACTGTCAAATTTTATGCCACCGAAACCCAACCAGCTAAACTAAAACATCAAATGATAATTGAGGTTAGCCCCAATCAAACCTTTGACTACTGGGTTAATAATATCACCCATGAACTAGGACACGCCCTCGGAATTTGGGGACATAGCCCCCACCAAGACGATATAATGTATTATTCTCAAACCCGTAATATTCCTTCCATATCCCCAAGAGATTTAAACACCCTCATCAAAGTGTATCAACAACCTACCCGACTAGGAAGCCCTTTCCCTTAA
- a CDS encoding HNH endonuclease codes for MKKKKTPRIVIPSEVRKYIYQRDNYRCQSCGKQNQETTLNIDHIIPLAKGGTNDISNLQTLCANCNQKKRDKLDYRFRRHYS; via the coding sequence ATGAAAAAAAAGAAAACCCCACGGATTGTCATTCCCTCAGAAGTAAGGAAATATATTTATCAAAGGGATAATTATCGCTGTCAAAGTTGTGGGAAACAAAACCAAGAAACTACCCTAAACATTGATCATATAATACCCCTTGCCAAAGGAGGAACTAATGACATTAGTAATTTACAAACCCTTTGCGCTAATTGTAATCAAAAAAAACGAGATAAATTAGATTATCGCTTTCGTCGTCATTACTCATAA